A single window of Myripristis murdjan chromosome 21, fMyrMur1.1, whole genome shotgun sequence DNA harbors:
- the c1ql2 gene encoding complement C1q-like protein 2: MVLALIIAIPLLVQTSKTDAHYEMMGTCRMICDPYNPKPSATALEVMQDLSAIPSPSFVQGTKGEPGRPGKPGPRGPPGEPGPPGPRGPPGDRGDSGKPGYPGVTAGTARTETGGELGSAIGGTKIAFYVGLKNPHEGYEVLRFDDVVTNLGNHYDQTTGKFTCQVSGIYYFTYHVLMRGGDGTSMWADLCKNGQVRASAIAQDADQNYDYASNSVVLHLDSGDEIYVKLDGGKAHGGNNNKYSTFSGFILYPD, encoded by the exons ATGGTGTTGGCTCTCATCATCGCCATCCCCCTGCTCGTCCAAACTTCCAAGACCGACGCTCACTACGAGATGATGGGCACCTGTCGGATGATCTGTGACCCTTACAACCCCAAACCGAGCGCCACGGCTCTGGAAGTCATGCAGGACCTCAGTGCCATCCCCTCTCCATCCTTTGTTCAAGGGACTAAAGGCGAGCCAGGGCGGCCGGGAAAACCCGGTCCGAGGGGACCGCCAGGCGAACCGGGTCCACCCGGTCCGAGAGGACCGCCGGGGGATAGAGGAGACTCTGGAAAACCGGGGTACCCCGGGGTGACGGCAGGTACAGCCCGGACCGAGACCGGTGGAGAGCTGGGCTCTGCTATTGGTGGGACCAAGATAGCGTTTTATGTGGGTCTCAAAAACCCTCACGAGGGATACGAGGTGCTGAGGTTCGACGACGTTGTCACGAATCTGGGGAACCACTACGACCAGACAACCGGCAAGTTCACGTGTCAAGTGTCTGGGATTTACTACTTCACCTATCATGTGCTAATGCGTGGAGGCGATGGGACAAGCATGTGGGCAGACTTATGCAAAAACGGACAG GTCCGCGCTAGTGCCATAGCCCAGGACGCCGACCAGAACTATGACTACGCCAGCAACAGCGTCGTTCTGCATCTGGACTCCGGGGACGAGATTTATGTCAAACTGGACGGCGGCAAGGCGCACGGCGGAAACAACAACAAGTACAGCACGTTTTCCGGTTTCATTTTGTACCCGGACTAA